A single region of the Biomphalaria glabrata chromosome 15, xgBioGlab47.1, whole genome shotgun sequence genome encodes:
- the LOC106055617 gene encoding uncharacterized protein LOC106055617: MEGETCDLEKWADMANMSNESLWAFLEEEEHLETLNKLPTFMLLCVLMVVGIPGNILVLIVYGLRFPASTTKVFIMAMAAYDLLNCVVGMPFEMVDLKHDLMLDIPIPCKVFRFLVTLSACGSVSVLIVVAVDRFRRICRPFRKQMTVVQSKVITGGTLIISLAFSSPALLLYGRQTDIRFNHKVYDCSIDDTFRKSSFAHGYQYVLGVTWVACIIILVAMYGFIIYKIHKQRKRRRNLSAHSGHGSQALNNVKISITDTSLSENLRAATPSKTEVILTSGDISLTRTRNGNMSIYCVKDLADDSDGGNAGSSSRLIKDAEDSADKTSSEASRSLKRLFSRDVNPVLHEDAHIFDTDVTEASYGEDEALSWQIRSISSTNKNESMNNFLDCSTDKTDTNRVLGQDYQIIEPDVNVTSCDDEDVLSWHVDITMSALNTKKKESMNNFLDCSTDTDFILGSEIEEPKQESSAVLQPDTSPIRARKYGHCFGRYRPWESMYVPRELKLVQSHKERDWTSNSLPRDNRNSIKIRKSSSSPCLLRPDLYITRLKEIVHGVESDCRLFCDPIESNDHKQIQAFENICNLSCDSLESLRYLSTFNESDVAQRKQKHSNVTWDSMQLSPAPCPVKSSQLSINKMDKSQRTASVITLKSRKKSLGREIKTSRVSMMMLLVTLGFVLSYLPHLFLQIYSGLFRDQVSRWLCPRGIQFLFYHVFFRSFFINNAINPIIYSFYNKTFRNRCFKLLKTPKSLLRGSTNDHLTSQENDTS, translated from the exons ATGGAGGGAGAGACATGTGACTTGGAGAAATGGGCAGACATGGCCAACATGAGCAACGAGTCTCTGTGGGCGTTCCTGGAAGAAGAGGAGCACCTGGAGACGCTGAACAAACTTCCGACATTCATGTTGCTATGTGTTCTGATGGTCGTAGGAATTCCTGGCAACATTTTGGTGCTCATTGTCTACGGCCTGCGGTTTCCGGCCTCTACAACTAAAGTCTTCATTATGGCCATGGCGGCTTACGACCTCCTTAACTGTGTGGTGGGGATGCCTTTTGAGATGGTGGATCTCAAGCATGACCTAATGCTGGATATACCGATTCCTTGCAAG gtatTTCGTTTCTTGGTGACACTGAGCGCCTGTGGTTCTGTTTCTGTCCTTATCGTGGTGGCCGTTGACAGGTTCCGGCGCATCTGTCGACCCTTCCGGAAACAAATGACGGTTGTGCAGAGCAAGGTCATCACAGGCGGTACATTGATTATCTCCCTTGCCTTCTCAAGCCCCGCCCTTCTGCTGTATGGAAGACAGACAGATATCAG ATTTAATCACAAAGTTTACGACTGCTCCATTGATGACACCTTCCGGAAGTCTAGTTTCGCCCACGGCTACCAATACGTCCTCGGAGTCACGTGGGTGGCCTGCATCATCATCTTGGTGGCCATGTATGGCTTCATCATCTACAAAATCCACAAACAGAGAAAACGACGTAGGAATCTGTCCGCACACAGCGGTCACGGCAGTCAGGCTCTCAACAACGTTAAGATCTCCATTACAGACACTAGTCTTAGCGAGAACCTCCGGGCGGCCACGCCTTCTAAGACGGAGGTGATCCTGACGTCCGGCGACATATCACTGACGCGGACACGCAACGGCAACATGTCCATCTACTGCGTGAAAGACTTAGCAGACGACAGCGACGGAGGGAACGCAGGGTCTAGCTCCCGCTTGATTAAAGACGCGGAGGACTCGGCCGATAAAACGTCTTCGGAAGCGAGCAGATCTTTGAAGAGATTGTTTTCAAGGGATGTAAACCCAGTACTCCACGAGGATGCTCACATCTTTGATACTGACGTTACCGAGGCGTCATACGGCGAAGACGAGGCCCTCTCGTGGCAAATAAGGTCGATCTCCTCCACCAACAAAAATGAAAGCATGAACAACTTTTTAGACTGCTCCACGgataaaacagacacaaatcGTGTGCTCGGGCAGGATTATCAAATCATTGAACCTGACGTCAATGTGACGTCTTGTGACGACGAAGACGTACTTTCATGGCACGTAGATATCACAATGTCTGCCTTGAACaccaagaaaaaagaaagcatgAACAACTTTTTAGACTGCTCGACTGATACCGACTTCATTCTTGGCTCCGAAATCGAAGAGCCTAAACAGGAGTCGTCTGCGGTGTTGCAGCCGGACACATCACCAATTCGAGCAAGAAAATACGGACACTGTTTTGGGAGGTATCGTCCTTGGGAGTCTATGTACGTGCCTAGAGAGCTGAAGTTAGTCCAGTCTCATAAAGAGAGGGATTGGACTTCAAATAGCTTGCCCAGAGATAACAGAAATAGTATCAAAATTCGAAAGTCGTCTTCGTCTCCGTGTCTGCTGAGACCTGATCTTTACATCACTCGTTTGAAAGAGATAGTGCATGGGGTAGAATCTGATTGCCGTCTTTTCTGTGATCCTATTGAGTCAAACGATCATAAACAAATACAAGCCTTTGAGAACATATGTAACCTTTCTTGTGATTCTCTGGAATCACTCCGATATTTGTCGACATTTAACGAATCGGATGTGGCTCAAAGGAAACAGAAACATTCTAACGTAACTTGGGACTCGATGCAACTCAGCCCGGCTCCTTGTCCTGTGAAATCTAGTCAACTTTCCATCAATAAAATGGACAAGAGTCAGCGAACAGCCAGTGTAATCACGCTCAAGTCGAGGAAAAAATCGCTTGGAAGGGAGATAAAAACCTCCAGGGTCAGTATGATGATGTTATTAGTGACTCTTGGTTTCGTACTGAGTTATCTGCCGCATCTTTTCCTTCAGATTTACTCCGGCCTCTTCCGGGACCAAGTGTCCCGCTGGCTGTGCCCAAGGGGCATCCAGTTCCTATTTTACCACGTGTTTTTTAGATCATTCTTCATTAACAACGCCATCAATCCAATCATCTACAGTTTCTACAACAAGACATTTAGGAATCgttgttttaaattgttgaagACACCAAAATCTCTGCTCCGTGGATCCACTAACGATCACCTGACTTCACAGGAAAACGACACGTCATAG